One window from the genome of Gadus macrocephalus chromosome 7, ASM3116895v1 encodes:
- the LOC132460974 gene encoding zinc finger protein 239-like: MPDARLQNRTRALVKHKSNLGVAFRRWTQSRAQKGFKTHELVYPSFSLLTFNRREYNLRAKDCDDFGDRSTQRGATSDGLHVDAPGSSHMSSHSEELRIQSVYGKGEGPLALDGHNALFGKDWPGGLPGGCFPDKTNMVIHMRTHTGEKPYGCDQCKKFFQHKGSLKTHMRTHSGEKPYRCDQCMKCFCKSSHLKVHMRTHSGEKPYRCDQCVKCFSQSYILKRHMRTHSGEKPYRCDQCVKCFSQSSTLKSHMRTHSGEKPYRCNQCVKCFSQSSTLKSHMRTHSGEKPYRCYQCVTRFHRNYNLKKHMRTHSGEKPYRRDQCMKCFNKSSKLKVHMRTHSREKP; this comes from the exons ATGCCTGATGCTCGTTTGCAAAACAGGACCAGAGCCCTGGTGAAACACaagtcaaacttgggagttgcatttcgAAGATGGAcacagtcaagagcccagaagggtttcaagacacATGAGCTTGTTTATCCTTCTTTTAGTCTTTTAACATTCAACAGACGGGAGTACAATCTGCGTGCAA aagactgcgatgactTTGGAGACCGCAGCACACAGCGTGGCGCCACCTCAGATGGTCTgcatgtggacgcccctggctcctcccacatgtccagtcacagcgaggagctGAGGATCCAGAGCGTCtatggaaaaggggagggcccactggcgctGGATGGCCATAACGCACTCTTCGGCAAGGACTGGCCCGGTGGGTTGCCTGGCGGGTGTTTTCCCGACAAAACCAATATGGTCATCCACATGCGTacccacaccggcgagaagccgtacgggtgcgaccaatgcaaGAAGTTCTTCCAACACAAAGGCAGcctgaagacccacatgaggactcactctggggagaagccctacaggtgtgatcaatgcatgaagtgcttcTGTAAGAGCTCTCACCTGaaggtccacatgaggactcactccggggagaagccgtacaggtgtgaccaatgcgtgaagtgcttcagtcagagCTACATCCTGAAGagacacatgaggactcactccggggagaagccttataggtgtgaccaatgtgtgaagtgtttcaGTCAGAGCTCCActctgaagagccacatgaggactcactccggggagaagccctacaggtgtaaccaatgtgtgaagtgtttcaGTCAGAGCTCCActctgaagagccacatgaggactcactctggggagaagccctacaggtgttaTCAATGCGTGACGCGCTTCCATAGGAATTATAACCTGAAGAagcacatgaggactcactctggggagaagccctacaggcgTGATcaatgcatgaagtgcttcaATAAGAGCTCCAAACTGaaggtccacatgaggactcactccagGGAGAAGCCCTGA